The genomic DNA CCCCCAGATCAGAAAGCCCCACCCGCAGACACCGAGGACGTTCGCCCAGGATGCATCCCACTGACCCACCAGGATCAGCGGGAACCCGGACATCAGCGCGAACGTCGCCGCCTTGCCGATGTAGGTGACCGGCAGCGCGGTCAGGCCGCGGCTGCGCAGCAGCGGCAGCATGGCCGCCAGCAACCCGTCACGCACGATCAGGATGGCGATCACCCACCACGGCACGATGCCCGCCAAGCCCAGCGACAGCGGCACCGCGATCATGTAGAGCCGGTCGACCGCCGGATCCAGCAACTCCCCCAGCCGCGACGACTGGTCGGCGAAGCTGCGCGCGATCTTGCCGTCCAGCCAGTCCGAGGCGCCGCTGAACATCAGGATGCCGACCGCCCACAGCGAGGCCACCTGGCTTTCGGTGCCCAGCAACAGGTACACGAACACCGGGATGAGGAGCAGGCGAATGGCCGACAGCACGTTCGGCACTGTCAGAACGCGGTCGCGCGTGCCCCCCGGCGCAGGCGTCATGGGGTGAACCTATCTGAAGATCCCCGGCAGGCTCAGCGCGGACAGCGTGTCGTCGTTGAGCGGGTTGTCGTGCACCATGTACGTCCACGTCGAGGTCGGCCGGGCCAGCTTGGACAGGTCCAGGCCGGGCTCGTCGGTCAGGATGTCGGCGGTCTCGAACGTCTGCTGGGCGGCCTCCACCGCGTCGGCGGCCAGCGAGGTGAACGCGTCGACGGCCATCCGGTGGAACTCGTCGAGCGGGTTCTGCCTGCCGAGTGCCCGCAGGTGGATGCTCTCCCGGATGTCGGCCAGGAACGCTTGGTGGTCGGCCCAGCCGCGGTCCAGGTGGTACAGCATGATGAGCCGGCAGATACGCACCAGTTCCTCGTCGGAGACCAGTTCGCTCAGTTCCTCGTAACGCTCCGGGGCCAGCTTTTTGAGCTCCTCGAACGCCGTCGGCGTGGACAGCAGCGTGTTGCGGCGCTCGACGATGATGGCGCGCTGCTGGGCGATCAGGTGGTTGTAGCGCCAGGTGTTGGCGTGCACGTCGAGCAGCCGGCCCTCGGCGATGCGCTGGGCGTGGTCGATCAGCGTCGCGGCCTTGGCGCTGGTGATGCGGCCGTCGTCGTCGGCCTCGGTGGGTAGTTTGTCGGCGTCGAGGTGGGAGAGCACCACGTCGTCCTCCCAGCTGGCGAAGAACACCGAGGAGCCCGGGTCGCCCTGGCGGCCGGCGCGGCCGCGCAGCTGATTGTCCAGCCGTTCGGTGCTGTGCCGCCCGGTGCCGACGACGTGCAACCCGCCCAGCTCCACCACCTGGTCATGGGTGGCCTCATCCGAGCCGCCGAGGCGGATGTCGGTGCCGCGGCCGGCCATCTGGGTGGACACCGTGACCGCATTCAGCGCGCCGGCTTCGGCGATGACGGCGGCTTCCTCGGCGTCGTTCTTGGCGTTGAGGACCACGGCGGGCACCTTGCGCTTGAGCAGCCGCTCGTGCAGCTCCTCGGACTCGGCGACGTCGTGGGTGCCGACGAGCACCGGCCGGCCGGTGGCATGCACCTCCTGGATGTGGGCGATCACCGCGTCGATCTTGGCCGCGGCGGTGATGTAGACGCGGTCCTCGTCGTCTTCCCGGATGTTAGGGGTGTTGGGCGGAATCTGGGAAACACCGAGCTTGTAGAACTGCCGCAGCTGCTCACCGGCGGCCAGCGCGGTGCCGGTCATCCCGCACACCGTCGGATACCGGTTGATCAGCGCCTGGACGGTGATGTTGTCGAGCACCTCACCGGTCTCGGTGGTCTCGATGCCCTCCTTGGCCTCCACCGCGGCTTGCAGACCGTCGGGCCAGCGCTGCAGCTGCGCGATGCGGCCGCGGGAGGCGTTGATCAGGTGCACGGCTCCGTCGCGGACGATGTAGTGCACGTCGCGCTGCAGCAGCACGTGGGCGTGCAGGGCCACGTTCACCTCGGTCAAGGTGGTCGCGACGTGCTCCTCGGAGTACAGGTCGATGCCGCCGAGCGCCTTCTCCACCTTCTGCGCGCCCGCCTCGGTGAGGTGGATGTTGCGCCGGTCGGCGTCGGCGGAGTAGTCGATGTTCGGGTTCAGGCTGCCGACCAGCTCGATGATCTCCAGCTTCGGCTTCTCGCGGTGGGTGGTGCCGGCCAGCACCAGCGGCACCAGCGCCTCGTCGACCAGCACCGAGTCGGCCTCGTCGATGACGGCGACGTCGGGGTTGGGTGACACCAGGTCGGCGACGTCGGTGACCAGCTGATCGCGCAGCACGTCGAAGCCGATCTCGTTGACCGAGGCGTAGGTGATGTCGCACTGGTAGGCCGCGCGGCGCTCCTGCGCGGTGGACTCACCGGTGATCCAACCGACCGTGAGGCCCAGGGCCTCCAGCAAGGGGCCCATCCACTCGGCGTCGCGGCGGGCCAGGTAGTCGTTGACGGAGATGACGTGCACCCGGCGCCCGGCCAGCGCGTACCCGGCGGCGGCGATGGCGCCGGTCAGCGTCTTGCCCTCACCGGTGGCCATCTCGACGACGTCCCCGGCGAGCATGCGCAGGGCACCTTGCAGCTGCACGTCGAACGGGCGCAGGCCGGTGGCGCGCTCGGCGGCCTCCCGGGCGATCGCCAGGAACTGCAGGATGTCCTTGGACTCGGCCAGCGCGTCGAGGTCCAGCAGTCCGGCGGCCTTGCGCAGCTGCTCGTCGTCCAGGCCGGCCGCCTTCTCGTCGAAGGCCGCCGAATCGCGCACCTCGGCCAGCGACTTCTCCTGGTTCTTGTCGGCGCTGGCACCCAGCAGCTTCCAGAACCGGCCGCTCAGCTTGCCGGGCTTGGGGTCTTTGGTTTTGGAGGAGGTCCGTGCCACAGGACAACGGTACTTGGCTTTACGGTGCACCCGACACGCTGGAGCGTCGCCGTGCAGGGGACCCGCCGCTCTGCATAATTGCGCGGTGAACGCCGCTTTCGACACCGACGTCCTGATCGCGGGCGCAGGCCCGGTCGGATTGACGGCCGCCCTCGAACTGAGCCGCCACGGGGTGGCCTGCCGCGTGGTGGACCCCCTGACCGATCCTCCGCAGTACGCGAAGGCAGTGGGTGTGCAGCCGCGGACCCTGGAGGTGTTCGAGGGCATGGGCATCCTCGCGGACATCCTGGACCAGTCGATCCCGATGCGCGGTCAGGTGGTCTACCTCAACGGCGCCCGCGTGAACGAGCTGGAGTTGCGGCTGCCGCCGGATGTGCCGTTCGGCTACATCTGCATCCCGCAGTACGCCACCGAGACGGTGCTGCGCGAGCACCTGACCCGACGCGGGGTGCGCATCTCCCGTGGCTTGGCGGTCACCGGTTTCGACCAGGACGGCGACGGCGTGACGGCCGCGGTGGGGTCCGAGCGGGTACGGGCGCGGTATCTCATCGGTGCCGATGGCGCGCACAGCGCGGTGCGCAAGGCTCTGGGGTGCGCCTTCGAGGGTGGGTCGTTCGAGGAGCATTACATGCTCGGCGATGTCGAGGTGGACTGGTCGCTGCCTCGCGGTTACGCGCTGCGCGCCGCCCACCAGGTCGACGGCACGACCGACGACCTGCTGGTGAGCATTCCGCTGCCGGGGCGCGGCCGCTACCGAATGACGATGCTGGTTCCGCCGCAGCTGACCGCCGGCGACACCCCGGCGCTGTCGGACATCCAGACGGTGCTCGACAGGTTGTCCCCGGAACCGGTGACGGCCCGCAACCTGAGGTGGGCGTCGGTGTTCCGGATCAGCCACCGCATCGTGGACAGCTACGGCACCGCCCGGGTGTTCCTGGCCGGCGATGCCGCCCACATCCACCCGCCGACGGGCGCCCAGGGCATGAACACCGGTATCCAGGATGCCCACAACCTGGCCTGGAAGCTGGCGCTGGCCGTCCGCGGCCACGCCGCCGATGGGCTGTTGGGCACCTATGACGCCGAACGCAGGCCGGTCGGTGAGGAGGTGGTGGGCCGCACGGTCCGCAGCGCCCGCGCCGGCATCGGTGCCGACTCGGCCGATCCCGACTACGTGATGCGCCGGGAGGCACAGCTGTTGATCTCGTACGCCGGCAGCCCGGTGGTGGCCGAGGGCGCCGGGGAGCGCGCCCCCGATGCGACGGGGCTGCACCGGGATTCGGTGACCGGTCCACTGCGGTTGTTCACCCTGCTGAACCGGCGTGCCCACGCGGTGGTGCTGTACGCGGGCGCCGGGGTCGCCGATGTTGCCGCGCTGGAATCAGCGGCCGATGCCGCGCGGAACGGCACGTACGGCACCGCGCAGGTGTTCGTGATCGCGGCCCCGGACGCCGACGTCGCCGACACCGTGCTGCCGGTGATCCGGGACACCGCCGGGGACTTCGCCCGCGCCTACGGCGCCGGTGGTGTCTCGGTGTTCGTCATCCGGCCCGACGGCTACCTGGGTCTGGCGGCCCGTGACATCGCCCCCACAGCCGGCGCGGGTACCGTCGCCGCGCATCTGCGCACCACCTTTGCCTGACGAGGAGCCCCATGTTCCAGCAGTCCATCGACTGGAGTGACCAGATCAGCGCGTCGCTGTGGTGGATCACGTGGGTCTTCGGCGCCACCGCTGCAGTATCGCTGGCCCTGGTGGCCGCGCTGCTGCGGTTCACCACCTGGGGCCGGCAGTTCTGGCGGGTCAGCGGTGCTTACTTCACCGGTAGGGCCAGCCTGCCGGTCTGGGGGCTGCTGGCTTTGCTGCTGGTGTCGGTGGTGGCCTCGGTGCGCCTCGATGTGCTGCTGAGCTACTTCTACAACGACCAGAGCACGG from Mycolicibacterium tokaiense includes the following:
- a CDS encoding CDP-alcohol phosphatidyltransferase family protein; the protein is MTPAPGGTRDRVLTVPNVLSAIRLLLIPVFVYLLLGTESQVASLWAVGILMFSGASDWLDGKIARSFADQSSRLGELLDPAVDRLYMIAVPLSLGLAGIVPWWVIAILIVRDGLLAAMLPLLRSRGLTALPVTYIGKAATFALMSGFPLILVGQWDASWANVLGVCGWGFLIWGIYMYVWSFVLYVIQLTMVIRRLPRAPAGRR
- the secA2 gene encoding accessory Sec system translocase SecA2; translation: MARTSSKTKDPKPGKLSGRFWKLLGASADKNQEKSLAEVRDSAAFDEKAAGLDDEQLRKAAGLLDLDALAESKDILQFLAIAREAAERATGLRPFDVQLQGALRMLAGDVVEMATGEGKTLTGAIAAAGYALAGRRVHVISVNDYLARRDAEWMGPLLEALGLTVGWITGESTAQERRAAYQCDITYASVNEIGFDVLRDQLVTDVADLVSPNPDVAVIDEADSVLVDEALVPLVLAGTTHREKPKLEIIELVGSLNPNIDYSADADRRNIHLTEAGAQKVEKALGGIDLYSEEHVATTLTEVNVALHAHVLLQRDVHYIVRDGAVHLINASRGRIAQLQRWPDGLQAAVEAKEGIETTETGEVLDNITVQALINRYPTVCGMTGTALAAGEQLRQFYKLGVSQIPPNTPNIREDDEDRVYITAAAKIDAVIAHIQEVHATGRPVLVGTHDVAESEELHERLLKRKVPAVVLNAKNDAEEAAVIAEAGALNAVTVSTQMAGRGTDIRLGGSDEATHDQVVELGGLHVVGTGRHSTERLDNQLRGRAGRQGDPGSSVFFASWEDDVVLSHLDADKLPTEADDDGRITSAKAATLIDHAQRIAEGRLLDVHANTWRYNHLIAQQRAIIVERRNTLLSTPTAFEELKKLAPERYEELSELVSDEELVRICRLIMLYHLDRGWADHQAFLADIRESIHLRALGRQNPLDEFHRMAVDAFTSLAADAVEAAQQTFETADILTDEPGLDLSKLARPTSTWTYMVHDNPLNDDTLSALSLPGIFR
- a CDS encoding FAD-dependent monooxygenase produces the protein MNAAFDTDVLIAGAGPVGLTAALELSRHGVACRVVDPLTDPPQYAKAVGVQPRTLEVFEGMGILADILDQSIPMRGQVVYLNGARVNELELRLPPDVPFGYICIPQYATETVLREHLTRRGVRISRGLAVTGFDQDGDGVTAAVGSERVRARYLIGADGAHSAVRKALGCAFEGGSFEEHYMLGDVEVDWSLPRGYALRAAHQVDGTTDDLLVSIPLPGRGRYRMTMLVPPQLTAGDTPALSDIQTVLDRLSPEPVTARNLRWASVFRISHRIVDSYGTARVFLAGDAAHIHPPTGAQGMNTGIQDAHNLAWKLALAVRGHAADGLLGTYDAERRPVGEEVVGRTVRSARAGIGADSADPDYVMRREAQLLISYAGSPVVAEGAGERAPDATGLHRDSVTGPLRLFTLLNRRAHAVVLYAGAGVADVAALESAADAARNGTYGTAQVFVIAAPDADVADTVLPVIRDTAGDFARAYGAGGVSVFVIRPDGYLGLAARDIAPTAGAGTVAAHLRTTFA